The genomic window TCTTTTTCAATATGAATATGTATTGGTTTGGTTACTTATCTTAACTTAATTATAGTAAGACATGCGCAACAAATTTAGAGTGCTTTTGTTTCCCCCAAATAATTGATGTGCATAAATGGTTAAATAGCAAAAATGTTGTCCATACGTGTAGAGTCTTTGTCAGAATagaacttttatatttttctctttaataGCAAAAATTATCATACTTCTAACGTCATTAAAGATTTTGTCTTTGATGCTTATCTGATAGCATCGACCAAAAACTCTACTTCGAAATGTAAAGTGAAAGATTTCTTATTAAACAAATTCTTAAATACAAATTACCAAAACCACaagaaagatttaaaaaaaaagtatataagaaacaaagaaaagagtcaTAATTCTGATAATTTAACATGTCTTCAAAgatcatttttaaatttcatttccAAAGTTGAAATGTTCAGGGTTAAGAGAacttttttctctatcttatgtaagaaatattaattaacatttttttccctattatatgattttatagttATCTGTTTTCtatgaataatattattatttaacatatttggtaattatttaaattgGTAATAAAGAAGTTTTTTCTAATCAATCTCTATCGTAATGGATTGATGAgatctaattttaaaaaaatcctaatGAGGAATAGGTCCTCTCTCCacctataaatatatatatttaaaccatcataagaatataaaaaacacAACACGTTAAAAACTAAGTTTATAGACAAGGTAAGAGAAATCTGCTAACCTAAAAATTCAGGTAATCCGTTCACAAAAAAACTATCTGCAACAATGAATAGAGGTAATCTTATAAACCTCCTAATGAATCTATTATGTGATTaacttaaatatttaaaaattttaggGGTTCATGTAAAGTTACACGTACATCTTAATCTAGTTTTCAAGTACGAATCTTGAACgtaaaaatgtttaaacattcagattaaaaaaagacagaagATCGTATAATCTTTGGTTACTTGGTTTAACTAATTCAAGAAAACCCTAACATTGCCATAAATGTTGATACGTACAGCCGAAAGGCCACATGGATACAAGGTGAGTCATCGTTACTTTATTGTATGGAAGGcattttctgatttgtttATTGCCCGATTTAGTATACACTTCATTAGGCCCATTAGTTAGagcataattatatttttatatttgtaaactAATCACAAATTACTCTTAAAGCATGCCTCTTTTTTCGTTATTTTATTACACAGATGTTGAGATTCTAGTGGCTCATAAGTTCCTTTCGAGAATTTAAAGACAACCcactaatatattttataatatatattttccgCCGAGAACTGAATCCAGAACAAAGTTATGCCTCTGTGATGATGTCTATAAGAAACTTTTTAAGTGTCCAAAGACAAAACCTTGTTGTTcaagaatattttctttttggtgatGACGAATAAATTCATGGTACGGATCTATGTATAGATTTGGTAATAGGGTACTTGTAGAATCCTAATTGggtaagaaaataatgagCTGGTTCTCATTATGGTATCGACACTTGTTCGAAGAATAGTGGCTTCTCAAGATTGTTTCCGTGATTGAGGAAGTCTAgctagtaaaaaaaaattatgattgaCGAGGCTAATGATAATGCATATGCTACATGGTTAACTATAGAGTCTATAAGtacatgaaataaaatatttagaatcaAAACACCCACAAAAAGTAAGAAGTGACTGTTGTCAAGCATATAATAGAGATCCACATACTATTTATATCCACACGCACATGTTCAAGCAGAGACAAAGatatagaaaacataaacatagaAGAGCAAATTAAGCAACAGTCTTACACAGACAGAAGTTGTAGAATTGATTTGTGAGTGAAAAACTATTTAAGACTGAACAAGTATGCTTGATTGGGGAGTTCAAGGTCATCATCAAAAGCATGATCATGATatttatcaacaacaacatcaacaacaaggATGTAGGAAGGGACCATGGACACTTGAAGAAGACAAGCTTCTCGCAGAGTATGTTACTTCGCATGGTGAAGGAAGATGGAGCACTGTAGCTAAGTGTGCAGGTAACTATTTTGATTCAATCATGGCTTCTAAAAACACATAAGTTTTACTAATCTAATCTTTATAATCTCGTAGACATATTAGTAAGCGAATCACCAAATTATACCAAAGATCTTGATCTTCTTTCTGTTTGAGTCTTTTTTTCAATGAAAGTAAGATTTAATTAtaatagttatatatacatctatataattaaataacacATGCTTTTATGACGATTAATATAGATAAGTGTGAGATCATATAAGTGTATATGGGGTATAGTTGACCTGATTAAGctctttcattctttttctttgtctcttttttatttatttataatctaGAAGCAGTCTCAAACTTTCACAAACAGAAAGAGGACAATGTCATGGTGGAAAGGTTTTACGGTTTATTGTTTTTCGAATAATCAAAAGATGATCTTTTATGATTccttgttttctgttttcaggAGTTGACTTTCATAAGTTTTGGGaacatttttacatatattataccCTTTTTATTCGAGCATTTTCGTCGAGATaatgttaaaatttaagaGATTCATactcatatattatatagataaaGATCATCAAGttgcattattttttttatatccatGTTATATGTCAAACCCATTTATAGTGCTCCATTTCCTTTCATGGAATTTAAAAATTAGGGTTGAATAGAAGTGGTAAAAGCTGTAGACTAAGGTGGGTGAACTACTTGAGGCCAGGGCTTAAGAGAGGACAAATCACTCCtcaagaagaaggaatcatCCTTGAACTTCATTCCCTTTGGGGTAACAAGTAAgctactcttttttttcttcttgatattCTCTAGTAAATGGTAAGCTCAAACCTACATAATAGAttgatattatatatcaatgaaagaaagagatacaATTACTCCaaagtttaactaaaatatcataGTCTAAACTATTCTTCATGAGTCTCAACTCTTTATTATCATACATTTGTACTAGTGTATACCtatgtttagtttttgtaatcAATCCTTTCATGAGAACTTACATATtttcacaaaatatatataggtgGTCTACAATCGCAAGATATTTACCAGGACGAACcgataatgaaataaaaaactaCTGGAGAACACATtacaagaaaaaccaaaaatcttcTTCGAAGCAagacaaagtaaaaaaatctctatcccggaaacaacaacaagtgGATCTTAAACCACAACCACAAGCACAATCTGAGAATCATCAGTCTCAGCTAGTGTCCCAAGATCACATGAATATCGACAACGATCATAACATAGCTTCATCCTTGTATTACCCGACAAGTGTCTTCGATGACAAATTATATATGCCTCAAAGTGTAGCAACAACCTCATCCGACCACTCTATGATCGATGAAGGTCACTTGTGGGGCAGCTTGTGGAATCTAGACGAGGATGATCCGCATAGCTTTGGTGGTGGCTCAGGACAGGGAACAGCTGCGGATATTGATGAGAAGTTTCCAGACAGCGGAATTGAGGCCCCGTCGTGTGGCTCAGGGGATTATAGTTATACTGGAGTTTACATGGGAGGCTATATTTTTTGATTAGTATGCTCGAAGATATCAAGAAGTTGTGTCTTCGTaggttgagaaaaaaattaaaacaccTCATTGTGTAATTTATAACTTTAGTAGTGATCTAAAACTAGAGTGGAGTGAGGCTAATAAGATGGTTTGGAATATATATGTCTATTCTACCATTGTTTGTATAAGTTTTATGGAATAAATAGTTTCAAAATaatctttccatttttttattccatGAACCCTTAATAGTGGTAGACATCATGCATTGTACTATTTCAGTGAAACCTTGACTCTGTCACATATAATTCATGTTGAGTAATCTTTCAAGTTAACTTAAGGCCTACAATAGCTTTAATAAGTCGGTTAAAGTATAAGATAAGGCTTAAggaaatatattagttttaagAGTTATCTAAACCTAATTGTAATAGGATTAGCAAAGTTGTGTCTTCTATAAATACATCTTTTGGTTAAGTTGTAACCATAAGAGAAGTGATAGAGCTTGTTTAGTTTTGAGAGAGTTTCTAAAGATCAAAAACGAGAGTAATTCTTTATATAAGTTTGTTCGaatcttctttgtttggtaTCAGAGCGGTTTCGATCAACTTGAAGGAGTCAAGTATGGAATCTTGAAGAACACAGCAGAGACGTAATCGAGCCATGGACGACATCGACTAACCACCACAACAGAAGGATCTTGTCCAGACAGCCATCTAATGCCCTATGCTAACCTTGCCAAACTATACAGTTTGTGCCATGAGGATGAAGGTCTTACTACGGGTTAATAAGTTGTGGGGCATGGGCATAGTTGAACGCGGTTTAGCAGACTCCACAAAACGATATCGCAATTTCTTTGTTGTTCCAATCCATCTCGAAGATTCTAATCTTACAAATAGGTGAACAAGTTTCTTCTAAAGGGATTTGGGACTCAATCAAATCTAGAAATCTCGGAGTTGATCGAGTTGAAGAAGCAAGGCTGCAAACACTAATGTATgaattcaaacaagtaaagatGAAGGACTCGTAGATGGTGGGTACCTTTGCATGAAGGATATCAGAACTAGCATCAAAGTCCGCAGTCCTAATGACGCAATCAGAATCTCTAAGAATAGCAAGCGTCGAACTTGAAGGGTTAAAACTCTAGAAATCCACTACATTAGAAAAACTCTCtacttttattaattagaaTGATAAAAAACGTGTCTAACAAATAACTTAGGGTCTCTATATagagaacaaaccaaaacataaaataaaaaacttgaaataggaattatcaaaagaaatgtAAAACTGCTAAATCTCTCCTCTCTAAAGAACTTGTCCCCGTCTGCACAATACTCATGAATGTCAGCTACATTGAAGATATTGGAAATGTTCATCGATTCCGAGAGAGCCACAATATAAGCATTATCATTGATCTTCCGCGACAACTTGAACATGCCATACTTGCGAGGCTTCAGCTTGTTGTAGTACCAACTGGAAATCTCTCTTTACGGAGGAACACCATCACATCATCACCGTATTTGAAAACTTTGAATCTCCGACGTTTATCAGCAGGGACCTTGTTCTTTTTCCTTGTAGTCTCTAACTTAGTCTTGACAACTTCCTTAACAACTAAAATCTCTTCAGCCATAATTTCAGCTGATGCACTTACCCCATGAGCCTTTGGTAATTTAACCAAATCAACCACATGCTTAGGAACAGAAGTATACActagagagaaagatgatttCCCTATCATAGAATGTTCAGCACTATTGTAAGCAAATTCTATTTGAGGCAAAGCTAAATCCCATTGCTTTGGTTTATCCCCGCAGATACTTCAAACCATATTTCTCAAGGTTCTATTTGTTACTTCGGTTTGCCCGTCGGTTTGCGGATGAGCTATAGAACTTTGGTTAAGAGCTGTTCTAAACATCCTCCATAGAGTAATTAAGAAATGACTTAGAAACTTTATGTCCCTATCCAAAGTGATCGACTAGGAACCCCTTGAAGGCGCAACACTTCCTTGAAAAACAGCTTGGCCATGTTGGATGCATCAGCGGTCTTCTTGCATGCAATAAAATGTGTCATCTTGGAAAATCTGTTAACTACCACAAATAGAGAATCCACACGCCGTTGTGTACATGGCAATCCTAACACAAAATCCATAGCTAAATCTTGCCAAATACCATCAAGAAGAGGTAAAAGCATACAGAGACCAATATTTTGAGATTGACGTTTTGACTTCAGACATGTATAACACCTTTTGACAATAGCTCCATCGTCTCTTCTCAAATGTAGCCAAAATATATCTCTCCCATATTAGCAATGTTTCTACGTAAATGCCCACTAATACCACCCCCATGAGAATCTTGGATCAACTTCTCTCTTAGTGATGAGCAAGAAATGCACAA from Arabidopsis thaliana chromosome 3, partial sequence includes these protein-coding regions:
- the MYB121 gene encoding myb domain protein 121 (myb domain protein 121 (MYB121); CONTAINS InterPro DOMAIN/s: SANT, DNA-binding (InterPro:IPR001005), Homeodomain-like (InterPro:IPR009057), Myb, DNA-binding (InterPro:IPR014778), HTH transcriptional regulator, Myb-type, DNA-binding (InterPro:IPR017930), Homeodomain-related (InterPro:IPR012287), Myb transcription factor (InterPro:IPR015495); BEST Arabidopsis thaliana protein match is: myb domain protein 305 (TAIR:AT3G24310.1); Has 9169 Blast hits to 8390 proteins in 555 species: Archae - 0; Bacteria - 0; Metazoa - 942; Fungi - 521; Plants - 5868; Viruses - 6; Other Eukaryotes - 1832 (source: NCBI BLink).) yields the protein MLDWGVQGHHQKHDHDIYQQQHQQQGCRKGPWTLEEDKLLAEYVTSHGEGRWSTVAKCAGLNRSGKSCRLRWVNYLRPGLKRGQITPQEEGIILELHSLWGNKWSTIARYLPGRTDNEIKNYWRTHYKKNQKSSSKQDKVKKSLSRKQQQVDLKPQPQAQSENHQSQLVSQDHMNIDNDHNIASSLYYPTSVFDDKLYMPQSVATTSSDHSMIDEGHLWGSLWNLDEDDPHSFGGGSGQGTAADIDEKFPDSGIEAPSCGSGDYSYTGVYMGGYIF